The region AATTCATACTGCGGATCTGTGATATAGCGGCGCGCTGCGAGCGGCTCCATTCTGCCGAAGCGAAGATGACGTTGCCTGCCGGATCATCCTTGGAGCGCCCCGCCCGGCCCGCCATCTGTACCAAGGCCGCTTCATCAAACAGTCCGCTGTCCGCATCAAGAATAAACACATCACTATGGGGTACTGTAACCCCACGCTCCAATATCGTTGTCGTTACCAGCAGGGAAATAGTACAATCCCGGAACTGAAGTACCTTCTCTGCCCTGTCCGGATCTTGAGAGGAGGTTCCCTCTATAGATATTCCGGGAAATATCCGCCGCAGAAGCTGTAGCAGTCCCTCAATGTGGGCAATCCGTGAGACAAAGAGGAAAATCTGTGCCTTACGGTCAAGGGACCGCTGTAACGCTGAACGCAGTCCTGCCGGAAGTCTCCCCTGCTTCAGGCAACGAGCGAGCGGCGGCATATGAAGATGGCGCGGAACCGGCAAGGGATGGCCGTGAAAGCGGACCGGAACTCTCGCATGCGGCAATCTGCCGGCACGGGCAAGTCGCTGCAGCTCCGCAGGCGGCGTGGCAGAGAGAAGGATGAATCGTCCGCCCGGCTTGCAGACCTGCCTTGCGGCATAGTCCAGCATAGGATCGTTATGATAGGGAAATGCATCGATCTCATCGATGATGACCAGATCGAAGGCCTGGTTAAACCGCAGC is a window of Paenibacillus sp. FSL H3-0469 DNA encoding:
- a CDS encoding helicase-related protein; translated protein: MAEPRRRSAGPGPERFLLWAVTGAGKTEMIFPLLDAALAAGGRALIATPRRDVVLELAPRLARAFPADIPAVLYGGSEDRLRRRRITLATTHQLLRFNQAFDLVIIDEIDAFPYHNDPMLDYAARQVCKPGGRFILLSATPPAELQRLARAGRLPHARVPVRFHGHPLPVPRHLHMPPLARCLKQGRLPAGLRSALQRSLDRKAQIFLFVSRIAHIEGLLQLLRRIFPGISIEGTSSQDPDRAEKVLQFRDCTISLLVTTTILERGVTVPHSDVFILDADSGLFDEAALVQMAGRAGRSKDDPAGNVIFASAEWSRSQRAAISQIRSMNSIARRQGYLKFK